Proteins co-encoded in one Opitutus terrae PB90-1 genomic window:
- a CDS encoding LacI family DNA-binding transcriptional regulator — MSRSLNQQRLAEQLNLSRTTVSRSLANHPAISAETRARVQALAAEMGYRGIPTRGVRRARGSKPATIGVLIGVPAENVAMATFPFILQGIRDRAEIEHLAIDVCFEKPALLDPTSKRQSIFRHIRAGDWRGTVLIYPFPEVAVEVISRKISTVAVLESYASAGVDTIDTDDSAAILTLVTRLRDQGHRRIGFVTWDYPVGGHWSIRRFGGYVEALFQLGLEFRPDWSINISRQVPHLSELGPAIPDRVVQLMAQERITAWVCAADHQAYHLIRELQARGIRVPQDCSVTGFDGLEPPAGLPQVASMAVPHADIGSSAVARLVSRILHPNSPRRKILVEARLVDGATIGPAPSGAIVS; from the coding sequence GTGTCCCGCTCCCTGAACCAGCAACGGCTCGCTGAGCAACTGAACCTCTCCCGGACCACGGTCTCCCGGAGCTTGGCGAACCATCCTGCAATCAGCGCGGAAACACGCGCGCGGGTGCAGGCGCTCGCCGCGGAGATGGGCTACCGCGGAATTCCCACCCGCGGTGTGCGCCGCGCCCGCGGCAGCAAGCCGGCGACCATCGGCGTACTCATCGGCGTCCCGGCCGAGAACGTGGCGATGGCCACCTTTCCTTTCATTCTTCAGGGCATTCGCGATCGCGCCGAGATCGAGCACCTGGCGATCGACGTCTGCTTCGAGAAACCCGCGCTGCTCGATCCCACCTCGAAACGTCAAAGCATTTTCCGGCACATCCGCGCGGGCGACTGGCGCGGCACCGTCCTGATCTACCCTTTCCCGGAAGTCGCCGTCGAGGTCATCTCGCGCAAGATCTCCACCGTCGCGGTCCTCGAAAGCTACGCGTCCGCGGGTGTCGACACGATCGATACGGATGACTCCGCCGCGATTCTCACACTCGTCACGAGGCTCCGCGACCAGGGACACCGGCGGATCGGTTTCGTCACATGGGACTACCCCGTCGGCGGTCACTGGTCGATCCGGCGTTTCGGCGGCTACGTCGAGGCGCTCTTTCAACTCGGGCTCGAATTCCGTCCCGATTGGTCGATCAACATCAGCCGCCAGGTGCCGCACCTCTCCGAACTGGGACCGGCGATTCCCGACCGGGTCGTGCAACTGATGGCGCAGGAGCGGATCACCGCGTGGGTCTGCGCCGCCGATCACCAGGCTTACCATCTCATTCGGGAACTGCAGGCGCGCGGCATTCGCGTGCCGCAGGATTGCTCCGTCACCGGGTTCGACGGCCTCGAACCGCCCGCCGGGCTGCCGCAGGTCGCCTCGATGGCGGTGCCGCACGCCGACATCGGCTCCTCCGCGGTCGCACGGCTGGTGAGCCGTATCCTGCATCCGAATTCCCCGCGCCGCAAAATCCTCGTCGAGGCCCGGCTGGTCGATGGCGCGACCATCGGCCCGGCGCCGAGCGGCGCGATCGTCTCATGA